The Deltaproteobacteria bacterium genome includes a region encoding these proteins:
- the gyrA gene encoding DNA gyrase subunit A: MDQLYQRNMPVTIEDEMKRSYMEYAMSVIVGRAIPDVRDGLKPVHRRALFAMADLGNRWNRSYKKSARIVGDIIGKYHPHGDAAAYDTIVRMAQDFSMRYPLIDGQGNFGSIDGDPPAAMRYTEIRMARITEEMLADLDKETVDFNPNYDESLMEPAVLPTKIPELLLNGSSGIAVGVTTNIPPHNIREIADGIIALIRDPHMTVESLMRYVQGPDFPTAGFINGRGGIVNAYRTGRGIIRMRARAIVERNARSERESIVVTELPYMVNKASLIEKISELVKEKKIDGIADLRDESDRDGMRIVIDLKRDEMSGVILNQLYKHTPMESTFGIIMLAIENGQPKIFNLKEMLQSFVDFRKQVITRRTIFELRRAQERLHILEGLIIALDNIDEIIAIIKQSENGQEAAQQMTARFGLSDAQTKAILDMRLQRLTGLERDKIRDEHREVTVLVAELEGILADPQKILDIIVGEQEELKNRYGDARRTEIVQDSEEIDIEDMIVEEDMVVTISHLGYIKRNPVSLYRSQRRGGRGKVGMGTKEDDFVERLFVASTHSHILFFTNTGRVHWLKIYQIPQAGRAARGKAIVNLIGISSGERVTAVLPVTEFLTDRFIVMATKKGIIKKTDLMAYSNPRTGGIIALTLDEGDELIAVRQTDGDQEIFLGTRKGKAIRFRETAVRSMGRTARGVTGIRMGKDDSVIGMEIMGETSSILTVSENGYGKRTTLGEYRLQARGGKGIINIKTVPKIGLVSGIKQVLGNEDIILISNAGKIIRFRVEEVPLLHRSTQGVKLIGLDEGEKFVSIARAEREEREEREGRENGDIPLEELLEGEEETLPDMPEE, from the coding sequence CCTATGATACGATCGTACGGATGGCACAGGATTTTTCCATGCGATACCCGCTGATCGACGGCCAGGGGAACTTCGGTTCCATAGACGGTGACCCGCCGGCGGCGATGCGGTACACCGAGATCCGCATGGCCCGCATAACCGAGGAAATGCTTGCCGATCTCGACAAGGAAACGGTTGATTTCAATCCGAACTACGACGAGTCTCTCATGGAACCGGCGGTTCTGCCTACGAAGATCCCCGAACTGCTGCTGAACGGTTCCTCGGGGATCGCCGTAGGCGTCACCACGAATATTCCGCCCCATAATATCCGGGAGATCGCCGATGGGATCATCGCCCTGATACGGGATCCGCACATGACGGTGGAATCCCTGATGCGGTACGTGCAGGGGCCCGATTTCCCCACGGCGGGGTTCATCAACGGACGGGGAGGGATCGTGAACGCCTACCGGACGGGACGGGGGATCATCCGCATGAGGGCCCGGGCCATCGTCGAGAGGAACGCCCGGAGCGAGCGGGAAAGCATCGTGGTGACGGAACTTCCCTACATGGTGAACAAGGCAAGCCTCATCGAAAAGATCTCTGAACTGGTGAAGGAGAAAAAGATAGACGGCATCGCCGACCTGCGGGACGAATCGGACCGCGACGGCATGCGCATCGTCATCGATCTGAAGCGGGATGAAATGTCCGGTGTCATCCTGAACCAGTTGTACAAGCATACACCGATGGAATCGACGTTCGGGATTATCATGCTCGCCATCGAGAACGGCCAGCCGAAAATTTTCAACCTGAAGGAAATGCTCCAGAGTTTCGTGGACTTCAGAAAACAGGTCATCACGCGGCGGACCATCTTCGAGTTGCGGCGCGCTCAGGAGCGGCTTCACATTCTCGAAGGGTTGATCATAGCCCTCGACAATATTGATGAGATCATCGCCATCATAAAGCAGTCCGAAAACGGTCAGGAAGCGGCACAGCAGATGACCGCCCGGTTCGGTCTTTCAGACGCACAGACGAAAGCGATCCTCGACATGAGACTCCAGCGCTTGACGGGCCTGGAGCGGGACAAGATCCGTGACGAGCACCGGGAAGTGACGGTCCTGGTAGCGGAGCTGGAAGGAATTCTCGCGGACCCGCAGAAGATTCTTGATATCATCGTGGGGGAACAGGAAGAACTGAAGAACCGCTACGGTGACGCGCGCAGAACGGAGATCGTGCAGGACAGCGAAGAAATAGACATCGAAGACATGATCGTCGAGGAGGATATGGTGGTCACCATATCGCATCTCGGCTACATCAAGAGGAACCCCGTCAGCCTGTACCGGAGCCAGCGCCGCGGCGGGCGGGGCAAGGTCGGCATGGGGACCAAGGAGGACGATTTCGTGGAACGGCTCTTCGTGGCCTCCACCCACAGCCACATCCTCTTCTTCACGAACACGGGCCGTGTCCACTGGCTCAAGATATACCAGATACCCCAGGCGGGACGGGCCGCCCGCGGCAAGGCGATCGTCAACCTGATCGGCATCAGCAGCGGCGAGAGGGTAACGGCCGTGCTGCCGGTGACGGAATTCCTGACGGACCGCTTCATCGTTATGGCCACCAAGAAGGGTATTATCAAGAAAACGGATCTGATGGCCTATTCCAATCCGCGAACGGGGGGCATCATCGCCTTGACGCTGGACGAGGGTGACGAGTTGATCGCCGTGAGGCAAACGGATGGAGATCAGGAGATATTCCTCGGGACAAGAAAGGGCAAGGCGATCCGGTTCAGGGAGACCGCGGTGCGTTCGATGGGGCGGACGGCGCGGGGAGTCACCGGGATCAGGATGGGCAAGGATGATTCCGTTATCGGTATGGAGATCATGGGGGAAACAAGCTCGATCCTGACAGTTTCGGAAAACGGATACGGAAAGAGGACCACTCTCGGAGAGTACCGCCTCCAGGCACGGGGAGGAAAGGGGATCATCAATATCAAGACCGTTCCCAAGATAGGTCTTGTTTCCGGAATCAAGCAGGTCCTGGGGAACGAGGATATCATCCTTATCAGTAACGCCGGGAAGATAATCCGGTTCCGCGTCGAAGAGGTTCCCCTGCTGCACAGGAGCACCCAGGGCGTGAAACTGATAGGGCTCGATGAGGGAGAAAAGTTCGTCTCCATCGCCCGGGCCGAGCGGGAAGAACGGGAGGAACGAGAGGGACGGGAAAACGGCGATATACCGTTGGAGGAACTCCTGGAAGGCGAAGAAGAAACACTGCCCGACATGCCGGAGGAATAA
- a CDS encoding archease translates to MEHRTRERIPYRIFEHTADLGVEIYGRSREELFSNAAGAICDIVTEGWDVGTAHERIIEAEGTDGEDLLVNFLREVLYLLNGKGFISRECRVAFTGDERLSAALRGEPLDMKKHRLTREIKAVTYHQVSLKQTGDGWSARVIFDV, encoded by the coding sequence ATGGAACACAGGACCCGGGAAAGGATCCCGTACAGGATATTCGAGCATACGGCGGACCTCGGCGTCGAGATCTATGGCCGGAGTCGGGAGGAGCTGTTTTCGAACGCTGCAGGGGCTATTTGTGATATCGTAACAGAGGGCTGGGACGTCGGGACCGCTCATGAGCGTATTATAGAAGCGGAGGGGACCGACGGAGAAGACCTCCTGGTGAATTTCCTGCGGGAGGTCCTTTATCTCCTGAACGGGAAGGGATTTATCTCCCGGGAATGCAGAGTCGCGTTCACCGGTGATGAAAGGCTTTCGGCCGCACTGCGGGGGGAGCCCCTTGATATGAAAAAGCACCGGCTCACCCGGGAAATAAAGGCGGTCACCTATCATCAGGTCTCGCTGAAGCAGACCGGCGATGGGTGGTCGGCACGGGTGATATTCGATGTCTGA
- a CDS encoding RtcB family protein: MEKLDEYRWIIPPVGGMRVPGLIYSSAKMIGGIGADESPRQVANVAHLPGIIKYSMAMPDMHWGYGFPIGGVAAFDTDEGVVSPGGVGYDINCGVRLMTTKLRHEEIAPVMPKLVPALFREIPTGVGSRGALKLSLKEERKVLVEGARWAVANGYGTPEDLETTEDGGTMAGADPGTLSDRALDRGRDQVGTLGSGNHFLEIEVVEEIFDEEAARAFGLELDQVAVVIHSGSRGLGYQVCDDFLARMMKQADGLGFSLPDRQLACAYIRSSIGREYLSAMACAANYAWANRQMLMHWTRQTFETTLQRSPREIGMRLLYDVCHNIAKMETIPLEGKERRLCVHRKGATRAFPPGHPALPGRYRPVGQPVLIPGDMGTGSYVLAGTEKAFQDTFGSTCHGAGRVMSRSRAKKESRNRSIGRELADRGILVMATGKGTLHEEIPEAYKDIDDVVDVVHRAGISKKVARLKAVGCIKG; the protein is encoded by the coding sequence ATGGAAAAACTGGACGAGTATCGCTGGATCATTCCGCCCGTCGGCGGGATGCGGGTACCCGGACTGATCTATTCCTCGGCGAAGATGATCGGCGGGATCGGAGCCGATGAAAGCCCCCGGCAGGTTGCAAATGTTGCACATCTCCCCGGAATAATTAAATATTCCATGGCAATGCCCGACATGCACTGGGGCTACGGATTTCCCATCGGCGGTGTCGCCGCCTTCGATACCGATGAAGGCGTCGTCTCGCCGGGCGGTGTCGGCTATGACATCAACTGCGGTGTCCGTCTCATGACGACGAAGCTCCGGCACGAGGAGATCGCCCCCGTCATGCCGAAGCTGGTACCGGCGCTCTTTCGTGAGATCCCGACCGGTGTCGGTTCCCGGGGTGCGCTGAAGCTGTCCCTGAAGGAGGAACGCAAGGTCCTGGTCGAAGGGGCCCGCTGGGCGGTCGCCAACGGATACGGGACACCGGAGGACCTGGAAACGACGGAAGACGGCGGCACGATGGCGGGAGCCGACCCGGGGACCCTCAGTGACCGGGCCCTCGATCGGGGTCGTGACCAGGTGGGGACCCTGGGTTCGGGGAATCATTTTCTCGAGATAGAGGTGGTTGAAGAGATCTTCGATGAGGAGGCGGCCCGCGCCTTCGGTCTTGAATTGGACCAGGTCGCCGTTGTCATTCATTCCGGTTCCCGGGGATTGGGATACCAGGTATGCGATGATTTCCTCGCCCGCATGATGAAGCAGGCCGATGGACTGGGTTTTTCACTTCCCGACCGGCAGCTGGCCTGTGCCTATATCCGGTCGTCCATCGGCCGGGAATACCTGTCGGCCATGGCCTGTGCCGCCAACTATGCCTGGGCGAACCGCCAGATGCTCATGCACTGGACACGGCAGACCTTCGAGACGACCCTTCAAAGATCACCACGGGAGATCGGTATGCGGCTCCTCTATGATGTCTGTCACAACATAGCAAAGATGGAAACGATCCCCCTGGAAGGGAAAGAGCGTCGGTTATGCGTCCACCGGAAAGGGGCGACGAGGGCCTTTCCCCCCGGCCATCCGGCCCTCCCGGGACGGTACCGCCCCGTGGGACAGCCCGTGCTTATCCCGGGAGATATGGGTACCGGGTCCTACGTTCTGGCGGGGACGGAAAAGGCCTTTCAGGACACCTTCGGAAGCACCTGCCACGGTGCCGGGCGGGTGATGAGCCGCAGCCGGGCGAAAAAGGAAAGCAGGAACCGGTCCATCGGGAGGGAACTGGCGGACCGGGGCATTCTGGTCATGGCGACGGGCAAGGGGACCCTTCACGAGGAAATTCCCGAAGCATACAAGGACATCGATGATGTCGTCGATGTGGTCCATCGGGCCGGGATATCGAAGAAAGTTGCCAGACTCAAGGCGGTGGGGTGTATCAAGGGATAA